In the genome of Raphanus sativus cultivar WK10039 chromosome 4, ASM80110v3, whole genome shotgun sequence, one region contains:
- the LOC108853413 gene encoding putative RING-H2 finger protein ATL35: protein MFAESVISFSQLIAKTVIIVSLSLFSIRLFLRLASFLVSRPWRRYRTFTVRHRRRWWKKTAQPYCPICLQDAAEGEKMRRLTACGHCFHVECIDPWLEKQSTCPQCRAQIPPRPPEYPLVALFVSPGVIELFTKEL from the coding sequence ATGTTTGCTGAATCTGTGATTAGTTTCTCTCAGTTGATCGCTAAAACCGTCATTATCGTCTCCCTCTCCCTCTTCTCTATTCGTCTCTTCCTAAGACTCGCTTCCTTCCTCGTGAGTCGCCCTTGGCGACGCTACCGTACATTCACCGTTCGCCACCGCCGGAGATGGTGGAAGAAGACGGCGCAACCGTACTGTCCCATTTGTCTCCAAGACGCGGCGGAGGGAGAGAAGATGAGGCGGTTAACGGCGTGCGGCCACTGTTTCCACGTCGAGTGCATCGATCCTTGGCTGGAGAAACAGTCCACGTGTCCTCAGTGCAGAGCTCAGATCCCGCCAAGGCCGCCGGAGTATCCTCTGGTTGCATTATTTGTCTCTCCCGGCGTGATAGAGTTGTTCACCAAGGAACTTTAG
- the LOC108851068 gene encoding E3 ubiquitin-protein ligase EL5-like, translated as MFAESLISLSQFITKSFIIVSLSVFSLRLFLRLASFLVTRPWRRYRTFTIRHRRRWRKITVEPYCSICLQDASEGEKMRRLAACGHCFHAECIDPWLEERSTCPECRAQIPPVPPEYPLIALVVPPGVIELFTK; from the coding sequence ATGTTTGCAGAATCTTTAATTAGTCTCTCTCAGTTCATTACCAAATCCTTCATCATCGTCTCCCTCTCCGTCTTCTCTCTCCGTCTCTTCCTTAGACTCGCTTCCTTCCTCGTGACCCGTCCCTGGCGCCGTTACCGTACATTCACCATTCGCCACCGCCGGAGATGGAGGAAGATAACGGTGGAACCGTACTGTTCTATTTGTCTCCAAGATGCGTCGGAGGGAGAGAAGATGAGGCGATTAGCGGCGTGCGGACACTGTTTCCACGCCGAGTGCATCGATCCATGGCTGGAGGAACGGTCGACGTGTCCTGAGTGCAGAGCTCAGATTCCGCCGGTGCCGCCGGAGTATCCTTTAATTGCTTTAGTTGTTCCTCCCGGCGTGATCGAGTTGTTTACCAAGTAA